Below is a window of bacterium DNA.
TTTGCGCAATTCGTTGACAATTTTCTCTTTACCGGGGATTACTTGGTAATCCGGTGTGAAAAGATTCTTGAGATCGACGCCTAAACCGGTAGAAGGTAAGTCGCGGATGTGTCCCACCGATGCATAGGTTTTATAGCCGCTGCCGAGATACTTCTCGAGTGACTTGACTTTAGTAGGCGATTCAACAATGATTATTGTCGGCGAAGTATTACTCACCCAATTCTCCCTGCGGCTTTTCTAACAATATCTCGGTCATCAATTCCAGTAAATCGTCTCGATTAATCGGTAATGTCTCTTCCCGGGCAATCTCATCGAGAATCGAATCGACATCGAACGGGGTGACTAAACTGGTTCGTTGCATTTGTTGCAGCAACCCTTCCGCTTCCGGCGTCATCATCGAACGTTCAAATTTTGTTAAAACCCGCCATGCACCAGGATTCGGCTGCCGCAAAGGGAGGGCGGTTCCAATTGAGCGCGCCATCGCTTCCGGCCGGCGTTGCAACAAATCCATCGCGGCGGTGATTTCCTGCGGCGTAAACCCTTGTCGGGTGAGCAACTCCGAAAGCATGCTCATCTCTTCGGCGGTGAGGTTACCCCGCTGCAGTTCGGTCAATACGACCGCCAACGCTTCCATAATATTTCTGTTCATTCTGACTACAATTCAATCCGTATGATTTACACACCGAGACAATCTACTCGATTCCTACGATTAAAATGTGTTGTCAAACACATCACATTGGCATAAAACGATGCTCGGTAGCAACAAGGCTCACCCATTCACCCCGTGGCAATTCTTATACTTTTTCCCGGAACCGCAAGGGCAAGGATCGTTTCTTCCCACTTTTGGTTGATCGCGGGTTATTGGTTTTGATACAACCCGGTCGCCATCCATCGCTGTCTCCGGTTGGATTGCTCGCGGCTGTCGCGTCGGAGCATCCGCACCACCGGACACAGTCGGTTCGGAAAATCCCGATCCGCCCTGTGCCACCGACGTGAAACCAAGATTCGTAGCGTCGTTGTGTAGTAGCTGCATCCGCTCCGGTCGGCGTGGCGGGGGCTCTGGTTGCTCAACCTGAATTTCCGCCCGGAAGATAATTTTTGTCGCTTCTTCGTCAATTTCGCCAAACATCTGCTGAAACAGATCGAAACCCTCTTTCTTGTACTCGATGAGGGGGTCTTTTTGACCGTAGGCGCGAAGCCCAACGCCTTCCTTCAAGCGATCCATATTCGCAAGGTGATCACGCCATTTATCGTCGATAACCCGTAACTGTACAAACCGGACAAATCCCTTAAATGGCTCTTCACCGATAGATTGCTTTCGGCGTTCTAACCGGCGCTTCGCCCGCTCGATGATTTTTTCGCGCAATTCGTCTTGAATCATTAAGTCACGTTCGTCAGGTGTGAAGTTCAAATCGACGCCGAGGATACGCGAGCCCTTTAACGCAATCGCATCCCAATCCCATTCGTGAGGACTGACATTCTTTTCGGTGTTCTGTTCGACAACGTCTTCGCACCAATTGCCTAACATCGTCTCCAGTGTTTCGAAAGGATCTCCACCAAACAACAGTTTGCGGCGCATGCCATAGATGGCTTCGCGCTGCTGGTTCATGACGTCGTCATACTCGAGCAGTTGCTTTCGAATCCCAAAGTTGTAAGCTTCGACCCGCTTCTGCGCTTTTTCAATTGACCGGGTTATCAGCGAATGGGTGATCACTTCACCCTTTTCGACTCCTAGGCGATCCATCACAC
It encodes the following:
- a CDS encoding DUF494 family protein, which codes for MNRNIMEALAVVLTELQRGNLTAEEMSMLSELLTRQGFTPQEITAAMDLLQRRPEAMARSIGTALPLRQPNPGAWRVLTKFERSMMTPEAEGLLQQMQRTSLVTPFDVDSILDEIAREETLPINRDDLLELMTEILLEKPQGELGE